A DNA window from Camelina sativa cultivar DH55 chromosome 17, Cs, whole genome shotgun sequence contains the following coding sequences:
- the LOC104759486 gene encoding uncharacterized protein LOC104759486, with amino-acid sequence MILGPPEDCADSVRALKNRARQVCALKTGPSKPSLCSDPISFTSEDAKGIKHPHSDPLVIEVSMGDFDVERVLIDTGSTVNVLYWQTLEKMGVTPDQLKPETRTLTGYDGVAKMSMGDVKLQVRAGGVTRKTKFAVVDAPPIYNAILGVPWIYVMQAVPSTYHLCLKFPTTTGICTLYGDQRVARVCSVIEKKQRKTEAA; translated from the coding sequence ATGATACTTGGTCCACCAGAGGACTGCGCAGACTCCGTTCGCGCACTAAAGAATAGGGCACGACAAGTTTGCGCCCTCAAAACTGGTCCGAGCAAGCCTTCACTCTGTTCGGACCCGATATCATTCACTTCGGAGGACGCCAAAGGGATCAAACACCCCCATTCAGACCCTTTGGTTATCGAAGTCTCGATGGGCGACTTCGACGTCGAACGAGTCTTGATTGACACTGGGAGCACCGTCAATGTACTCTACTGGCAAACGCTAGAAAAAATGGGCGTCACACCAGACCAACTCAAACCTGAAACTCGAACGCTGACGGGCTATGACGGGGTCGCCAAGATGTCGATGGGCGACGTAAAACTACAAGTACGAGCTGGCGGAGTGACCCGGAAGACTAAGTTCGCAGTCGTTGATGCACCACCAATCTACAACGCTATTTTGGGGGTACCATGGATATACGTGATGCAGGCCGTACCATCGACCTaccacctctgcctcaaattcccaACTACCACAGGAATTTGCACACTTTACGGCGATCAGAGGGTGGCCAGAGTCTGCTCTGTTATcgaaaagaagcagaggaagacggAGGCCGCATAG
- the LOC104759487 gene encoding F-box/LRR-repeat/kelch-repeat protein At1g09650-like, which yields MSKKLCSRTECLYHDVVELILERAPATSLMRFKAVPKQWKSTIESPFFQERQYKHRQQSGDPDVLMVSVFVYEDGFTDPEDVEQISEIECLRTLVVGSSSSLQIPTPWDNTYYFVAESSCDGLVCLYFPDRSGFVVNPTTRWHRVLPLSGYNQLIIDTGKTILFEPGFGKDKFTGRYKAVWLYNSSELSLEDGTATTCEVFDFTTNAWRYVTPSAPYRIFSRDPAFVDGSLYWFTVDCPETQVISLDLHTEAFQVIPVTPFANAKPEKFNMCNLDDRLSIPGRATSTFGWGQRENRSGGA from the exons ATGTCGAAAAAACTTTGTTCGAGAACGGAATGTCTTTACCACGATGTCGTAGAGCTCATCCTCGAGAGAGCTCCAGCGACGTCTCTGATGAGATTCAAGGCTGTACCGAAGCAGTGGAAATCAACTATCGAATCCCCTTTCTTCCAAGAAAGACAATACAAGCATCGTCAACAATCAGGAGATCCTGATGTTCTTATGGTGTCCGTATTTGTTTACGAGGATGGTTTCACTGACCCGGAGGACGTAGAACAAATCTCGGAAATCGAATGTCTAAGAACATTGGTGGTGGGTTCATCATCATCGCTCCAGATCCCTACTCCTTGGGATAACACATATTACTTTGTTGCTGAAAGTAGCTGTGACGGTCTCGTTTGTCTCTACTTTCCTGACCGCTCCGGTTTTGTGGTCAATCCCACCACTAGGTGGCATCGAGTTCTTCCTCTTTCCGGCTATAACCAACTCATAATCGACACAGGAAAAACCATTTTGTTTGAGCCAGGGTTCGGTAAAGACAAATTCACAGGCAGATACAAGGCCGTTTGGTTATACAACTCCTCCGAGTTGTCCCTAGAGGACGGTACTGCTACTACATGCGAAGTTTTCGACTTTACCACCAATGCCTGGAGGTATGTCACTCCCTCTGCACCTTACCGGATTTTTTCCCGAGATCCTGCCTTTGTAGATGGGTCGCTTTATTGGTTCACCGTCGACTGCCCAGAAACCCAAGTTATATCTTTGGATCTTCACACCGAAGCTTTTCAAGTCATCCCTGTAACTCCTTTTGCCAATGCAAAACCTGAAAAGTTCAATATGTGCAACCTTGACGACCGCTT GTCAATACCCGGTCGTGCCACTAGCACTTTTGGATGGGGACAAAGAGAAAATCGGAGCGGAGGAGCCTAG
- the LOC104757212 gene encoding GDSL esterase/lipase At1g28670-like produces MASSLKKLISSFLLVLFSTTIILVSSESRCRRFKSIISFGDSIADTGNYLHLSDVNHLPQTAFLPYGESFFHPPTGRASDGRLIIDFIAEFLGLPYVPPYFGSQNVSFEQGINFAVYGATALDRAFLVGKGIETDFTNVSLSVQLNTFKQILPNLCASSSRDCREILEESLILMGEIGGNDYNYPFFEGKSINETKELVPLIIKAISSAIVDLIDLGGKTFLVPGGFPAGCSAAYLTLFQTVAEQEHDPLTGCIPWLNEFGEHHNEQLKTELKRLQKLYPHVNIIYADYHNSLYRFFQEPAKYGFKNPLAACCGVGGQYNFTIDKECGYEGVGYCQNPSEHVNWDGYHLTEATYQKMAHSLLNGPYATPAFDWSCLDSDSVAKEYSFSS; encoded by the exons ATGGCTTCTTCGCTGAAGAAGCTCATCTCAAGCTTTCTACTTGTCTTATTCTCCACTACCATCATTCTTGTTTCATCAGAATCTCGGTGTCGGCGGTTTAAATCGATCATCAGCTTTGGTGATTCCATTGCCGACACCGGAAACTATCTCCATCTCTCCGACGTTAATCATCTTCCTCAAACCGCCTTTCTTCCTTACGGTGAAAGCTTCTTCCATCCTCCCACCGGCCGTGCCTCTGATGGTCGTCTCATCATCGACTTCATTG CTGAATTCTTGGGACTACCATACGTGCCGCCGTACTTTGGATCCCAAAACGTGAGCTTCGAACAAGGGATCAATTTCGCCGTGTATGGAGCAACCGCACTGGATCGAGCGTTTCTTGTGGGAAAAGGTATTGAGACTGATTTCACCAATGTGAGTTTAAGTGTTCAGCTTAACACCTTTAAGCAGATTTTGCCTAACCTCTGCGCCTCATCTTCTCGTG ACTGTAGAGAGATTCTTGAAGAATCACTGATACTCATGGGAGAGATTGGAGGAAACGACTATAATTACCCATTTTTCGAAGGCAAAAGTATCAATGAAACCAAAGAGCTTGTTCCTCTAATCATCAAAGCTATTTCTTCTGCAATTGTG GATTTGATCGATTTAGGGGGTAAAACATTTTTAGTACCCGGAGGCTTCCCAGCAGGATGTTCTGCGGCGTATCTTACTCTATTTCAGACCGTGGCAGAACAAGAACATGATCCTTTGACAGGTTGTATCCCATGGCTCAACGAATTTGGAGAGCACCACAACGAACAGCTTAAGACAGAACTCAAACGACTCCAAAAACTCTATCCTCATGTCAACATCATTTACGCCGACTACCACAATTCCTTATACCGGTTTTTTCAAGAACCAGCTAAATACG GATTTAAGAACCCTTTGGCTGCATGTTGTGGAGTCGGAGGTCAATACAACTTCACTATTGATAAAGAGTGTGGATATGAAGGAGTTGGCTATTGTCAAAATCCTTCTGAGCATGTGAATTGGGATGGTTATCATTTAACCGAAGCCACGTACCAGAAGATGGCTCATAGTTTACTCAACGGCCCCTATGCAACTCCTGCTTTTGACTGGTCCTGCCTTGACTCTGATTCAGTGGCTAAGGAGTATTCCTTCAGCAGTTAA
- the LOC104757214 gene encoding spermidine coumaroyl-CoA acyltransferase-like, whose amino-acid sequence MATLEITETTLVQPSHQPLPNDQTLSLSHLDNDNNLHVSFRYLRVYSSSSSSTVVGKSPSAVVSASLATALVHYYPLAGTLRRSASDDRFELYCTAGQSVPIVNATVNCTLESVGHLDGPDPGFVERLVPDPTREEGMVNPCILQVTMFQCGGWVLGAAIHHAICDGLGASLFFNAMAEIARGATKISIEPVWDRARLLGPREKPWVGAPVRDFLSLDKDFDPYGQAIGDVKRECFFVTDESLDRFKAQLLEKSGLNFTTFEALGAYIWRAKVRATKTGGDENVKYVYAINIRRLMNPPLLKGYWGNGCVPMYAQIKAGELIEQPIWKTAELIKQSKSNASDEYVRSFIDFQELHHKDGINAGSGVTGFTDWRYLGHSTIDFGWGGPVTVLPLSNKLLGSMEPCFFLPYSADAAAGSKDSGFKVLVNLRESAMPEFKEAMDRFHKGEIALS is encoded by the exons ATGGCGACACTTGAAATTACCGAAACAACCCTCGTTCAACCTTCCCACCAACCACTCCCCAACGACcaaacactctctctctctcatctcgaTAACGATAACAACCTCCACGTCAGCTTCCGTTACCTCCGcgtctactcctcctcctcctcttccaccgTCGTCGGAAAATCCCCCTCCGCCGTTGTATCCGCCTCTCTAGCCACAGCTCTCGTTCACTATTACCCTCTCGCGGGAACTCTCCGTCGTTCTGCCTCCGATGATCGCTTTGAACTATACTGCACCGCTGGTCAAAGCGTGCCTATAGTCAACGCTACTGTTAACTGTACGCTCGAGTCCGTTGGGCATTTGGATGGACCTGATCCGGGTTTCGTCGAGAGATTGGTACCGGATCCGACCCGGGAAGAGGGAATGGTTAATCCTTGTATACTCCAAGTCACGATGTTTCAGTGTGGTGGTTGGGTTTTAGGAGCGGCGATTCACCATGCCATCTGTGACGGGTTAGGTGCGAGTCTGTTCTTCAATGCTATGGCGGAAATAGCTCGTGGAGCGACTAAGATCTCGATTGAACCTGTTTGGGACAGAGCACGTTTACTTGGTCCAAGGGAGAAACCTTGGGTTGGAGCTCCGGTTCGTGACTTCTTGAGTCTGGATAAGGACTTTGATCCGTACGGACAAGCCATTGGAGACGTTAAACGAGAGTGTTTCTTTGTGACCGACGAGTCTTTGGACCGGTTCAAGGCGCAATTACTTGAGAAATCGGGTTTGAATTTCACTACATTTGAAGCTCTAGGTGCTTACATTTGGCGTGCCAA GGTAAGAGCAACAAAGACTGGGGGAGACGAGAATGTGAAGTATGTGTATGCGATAAATATTAGAAGATTGATGAATCCACCTTTGCTTAAAGGTTACTGGGGAAACGGATGTGTGCCAATGTATGCTCAGATCAAAGCTGGAGAGCTCATAGAGCAACCAATTTGGAAAACCGCAGAGCTcataaaacagagcaaatccAATGCGAGTGATGAATACGTACGCTCCTTTATCGACTTCCAAGAGCTGCATCACAAAGATGGAATCAATGCCGGTTCAG GAGTGACTGGATTCACAGACTGGAGATACCTAGGGCATTCCACGATTGATTTCGGATGGGGAGGACCCGTGACAGTTTTGCCACTGTCAAACAAGTTGCTTGGAAGCATggaaccatgtttcttcttgcCATATTCTGCTGATGCTGCAGCTGGAAGCAAGGACAGTGGATTTAAGGTTCTGGTGAACCTGCGCGAATCTGCAATGCCTGAGTTTAAGGAGGCCATGGACAGGTTCCACAAAGGTGAAATTGCTCTGTCTTGA